From the Cohaesibacter sp. ES.047 genome, one window contains:
- a CDS encoding site-specific DNA-methyltransferase — translation MRSSVSIKSEFDGHPTSKPLWLDTILKGDCIAQLEALPKHSVDAIFADPPYNLQLGSGLTRPDQSEVDGVTNDWDQFESFQAYDAFTRAWLLACKRVLKPDGTIWVIGSYHNIFRVGAIMQDLGFWMLNDVVWLKTNPMPNFRGKRFTNAHETMIWASRGKESKYTFNYEALKAFNDDVQMRSDWVLPICTGNERLKGEDGKKVHPTQKPESLLYRVMLSSTNPGDIVLDPFFGTGTTGAVAKMMGRHFVGVERDPDYIKAAQERIDAVVPIELSALEISRGKRSQPRIPFGRLLEEGLLKPGAELTDKRGKIFAKVRADGSLVSGVHTGSIHKVGAGVQELEACNGWTYWHFDKNGAREPIDALRQVIRDAA, via the coding sequence ATGCGTTCATCAGTATCTATAAAATCAGAATTCGACGGTCACCCAACCAGCAAACCACTCTGGCTGGATACCATACTCAAAGGCGATTGCATTGCTCAGCTTGAGGCCCTTCCCAAGCACTCGGTTGATGCCATTTTCGCCGATCCTCCCTACAATCTACAACTCGGCTCAGGCCTGACACGGCCGGATCAATCCGAAGTCGATGGAGTCACCAACGATTGGGACCAGTTCGAGAGCTTCCAAGCCTATGACGCCTTTACCCGCGCCTGGCTGCTTGCCTGCAAGCGGGTATTGAAGCCGGATGGAACGATTTGGGTGATCGGCTCCTATCACAATATTTTCCGTGTCGGCGCCATCATGCAGGATCTGGGATTCTGGATGTTGAATGATGTGGTCTGGCTGAAAACCAATCCGATGCCGAACTTCAGGGGCAAACGCTTCACGAATGCCCACGAAACCATGATCTGGGCAAGCCGGGGAAAAGAGTCCAAATACACCTTCAATTATGAAGCACTGAAGGCCTTCAATGACGACGTGCAAATGCGTTCGGACTGGGTTTTGCCGATTTGTACCGGCAACGAACGCCTCAAGGGCGAGGATGGCAAAAAGGTTCATCCAACCCAGAAGCCGGAGAGCCTGCTCTATCGCGTCATGCTGTCCTCGACCAATCCGGGCGATATCGTTCTCGATCCCTTTTTCGGGACAGGCACGACTGGGGCCGTCGCCAAAATGATGGGACGCCATTTTGTCGGCGTGGAGCGCGACCCCGATTATATCAAGGCAGCGCAAGAGCGTATTGATGCGGTGGTCCCGATCGAACTGTCTGCTTTGGAAATCAGCCGCGGAAAACGATCGCAGCCTCGCATCCCCTTTGGGCGCCTTCTTGAGGAAGGTCTGTTGAAGCCGGGTGCGGAACTTACTGATAAACGCGGTAAGATTTTTGCCAAAGTCCGCGCAGATGGATCACTGGTCTCTGGTGTCCATACCGGCTCCATACACAAGGTCGGAGCGGGTGTACAGGAACTCGAAGCCTGCAACGGATGGACTTATTGGCATTTCGACAAAAACGGCGCTCGCGAGCCGATCGACGCCTTGCGACAGGTCATAAGAGACGCCGCCTGA
- a CDS encoding DUF721 domain-containing protein encodes MDKSGNLNKKSGNKTGMRNTRAAPKKGAQVLGDIIGSCLTPLCRKQGFASSDILRHWKQIVGPQFADCTEPERIRWPRRTEGEGFRPGTLVLHCEGAQSVFLQHEQATIIQRVNAYFGYPAVDRIQILQRPMRAKPDRHPDPLRPLTRSETVALDMQLEGVKDDKMAEALRRLGHAVLVKS; translated from the coding sequence ATGGATAAATCAGGTAATCTGAACAAGAAGTCAGGCAACAAGACCGGAATGCGCAACACGAGGGCTGCACCCAAGAAAGGGGCACAGGTGCTCGGCGACATCATCGGATCCTGTCTGACGCCGCTTTGCCGCAAGCAGGGTTTTGCGTCCTCGGATATCTTACGGCACTGGAAACAAATCGTCGGTCCGCAGTTCGCCGATTGCACCGAACCGGAGCGCATTCGTTGGCCTCGGCGGACGGAGGGGGAGGGCTTTCGGCCCGGCACGCTGGTCCTTCATTGCGAAGGCGCGCAGTCTGTCTTTCTTCAGCACGAGCAGGCGACAATCATTCAGCGGGTGAATGCCTATTTCGGCTATCCTGCGGTGGACCGTATCCAGATTTTGCAACGTCCCATGCGGGCCAAACCGGACCGGCACCCGGATCCCTTGCGACCTTTGACAAGAAGTGAGACCGTTGCACTCGATATGCAGCTTGAAGGGGTCAAAGACGACAAAATGGCCGAAGCGTTGCGGCGTCTGGGACATGCCGTCTTGGTCAAGAGCTGA
- a CDS encoding SH3 domain-containing protein — protein MSFKKSPKSARQRLLMYLFAIAWTGWQGTLEAQATSGPGCLYVVNVANWDALNMRARPSAKSRIVDYLKPGQHGIIRLERPCVPLSRPWAQRWCPVTHYSGYDTMRGWVKARYVRDSHCP, from the coding sequence ATGTCTTTCAAGAAAAGTCCAAAGTCCGCACGGCAGCGCCTCTTGATGTATTTATTTGCCATCGCGTGGACCGGCTGGCAGGGCACGTTGGAGGCACAGGCCACATCGGGACCGGGATGTCTTTACGTGGTCAATGTTGCCAATTGGGACGCGCTCAATATGCGCGCAAGACCATCTGCAAAATCCCGGATTGTCGACTATCTGAAGCCCGGCCAGCATGGCATCATTCGCCTTGAAAGGCCTTGCGTGCCCCTCTCACGGCCTTGGGCACAGCGCTGGTGTCCTGTTACCCATTACAGCGGCTACGATACAATGCGCGGATGGGTGAAGGCGCGTTACGTACGCGATAGCCATTGCCCCTAA
- a CDS encoding MarR family winged helix-turn-helix transcriptional regulator, with product MSSRNKNSAEMKHPLPLDEQLCFTLYSASLAMTQLYKPLLDPIGLTYPQYLVMLILWEKDGLTLKQIGARLGQKSGALTPVLKRLQEDDLITREKSKSDERALDIHLTAKGHALSEKAAGIGPCVLDASAMAVDDLIHLRETLARLRGNLLDAHI from the coding sequence ATGTCATCCCGGAATAAAAACAGCGCTGAAATGAAGCACCCCTTGCCTCTGGATGAACAGCTCTGCTTCACACTCTATTCTGCGTCGCTCGCCATGACTCAGCTCTACAAGCCACTGCTGGATCCGATTGGCCTGACCTATCCGCAGTATCTTGTGATGCTCATCCTGTGGGAGAAGGATGGCCTGACACTCAAGCAGATCGGCGCCAGACTGGGCCAGAAATCGGGGGCGTTGACGCCTGTGCTCAAGCGTCTGCAAGAGGATGACCTGATAACGCGTGAAAAGAGCAAGAGTGATGAACGCGCGCTCGATATCCATCTCACGGCAAAAGGGCATGCGCTGAGTGAAAAGGCCGCTGGAATTGGACCGTGCGTGCTGGACGCCAGCGCGATGGCGGTTGACGATCTCATCCATTTGCGTGAGACACTGGCCCGCCTGCGCGGCAATCTACTGGATGCTCACATTTAG
- a CDS encoding organic hydroperoxide resistance protein yields the protein MEIMYKTSATATGGREGTAKSVDGKLEAVLSTPKELGGDNGPGTNPEQLFAAGYAACFLSALKLVASQAKVKLDDSASVTASVGIGPNPADGGAGFAIDVDLEVQAPGVDEAELKGLVEKAHEVCPYSNATRGNVRVGLSVS from the coding sequence ATGGAGATCATGTACAAGACCAGCGCAACAGCGACCGGTGGCCGTGAAGGCACCGCAAAATCCGTTGATGGCAAGCTCGAAGCTGTTCTGAGCACTCCCAAGGAACTGGGCGGCGACAACGGCCCGGGCACCAATCCCGAGCAGTTGTTTGCAGCAGGCTATGCCGCATGCTTCCTCAGTGCCCTGAAACTGGTCGCAAGCCAGGCGAAGGTGAAACTGGATGACAGCGCGAGCGTAACGGCCAGCGTTGGCATTGGCCCCAATCCAGCAGACGGCGGTGCCGGGTTCGCAATCGATGTAGATCTCGAAGTCCAAGCCCCGGGTGTTGATGAGGCAGAGCTCAAAGGCCTCGTTGAGAAAGCCCATGAGGTCTGTCCCTATTCCAACGCAACACGCGGCAACGTCCGTGTTGGGCTCAGCGTTAGTTAA
- a CDS encoding DsbA family protein, whose amino-acid sequence MAITRRDLLATGSRLTLGLAAFASLPALSTAPALAESFDQDKLLEKGNLEDVVLGQDDAPITVIEYFSLTCGHCANFHATTFKHVDEKYIKTGKIRFILREFPLDPLAAAGAMLARCAPSGNPEPMISLLLDTQRTWAFSDDPVKQLEIMSKQAGFTQESFKACLTNQKLLDDITAVRERGHEEFKVDSTPTFFVNGEKHVGAMSVEEFDKILEPLL is encoded by the coding sequence ATGGCCATCACGCGTAGAGATCTTTTGGCGACCGGCAGCCGACTAACGCTAGGGCTCGCAGCCTTCGCCAGCCTGCCTGCGCTGTCAACCGCACCAGCCCTTGCTGAGAGCTTTGATCAGGACAAGCTCCTTGAAAAGGGCAATCTGGAAGACGTCGTTCTCGGTCAGGACGATGCACCGATCACCGTTATCGAGTATTTCTCTTTGACGTGCGGTCATTGCGCCAATTTTCATGCGACCACCTTCAAGCATGTCGATGAGAAATATATCAAGACAGGCAAGATCCGCTTCATCCTGCGCGAGTTCCCGTTGGATCCACTTGCTGCAGCCGGGGCCATGCTCGCCCGTTGCGCACCCAGTGGCAATCCCGAGCCGATGATCAGCTTGTTGCTGGATACCCAGCGCACCTGGGCCTTTTCGGACGATCCTGTAAAGCAGCTGGAAATCATGTCGAAACAGGCAGGTTTTACACAGGAGAGCTTCAAGGCATGTCTCACCAACCAAAAACTGCTGGACGATATCACGGCAGTGCGGGAACGTGGACATGAGGAATTCAAGGTTGATTCCACGCCGACTTTCTTTGTGAACGGCGAAAAACATGTCGGAGCCATGTCGGTTGAGGAGTTCGACAAAATTTTGGAACCACTGCTCTAA
- a CDS encoding chromosome segregation SMC family protein → MIFTKLRLLGFKSFVEPMDFIIHPGLTGVVGPNGCGKSNLVEALRWVMGENSYRNMRASGMDDVIFAGSTHRPARNTAEVTVFLDNTARTAPAGFNDEDAIEISRRIERESGSAYKINGKDVRARDVQLLFADASTGARSPSLVGQGRIGEIISQKPTQRRGLLEEAAGISGLHSRRHEAELRLKAAEGNLERLEDIMAQIATQLEGLKRQARQANRYRNLSSDIRSTEATLYHLRWRDVMSDEEKAKEELRRADLAVAEATTQQSAAAREEAVAKHQLPDLRNKQAEKAAALQRLTLAARELDGEEQRVKEKMVDLTRRVEQLKEDRAREQQLVTENADLLAALDEEKAQLVTEEEATGTTRLEAEKALADAEAELQKAESHASDLTARLAEAEGTARQMAQATEAARGRVARLASQTAQSRRDLDKVSDELDRDSDLDVRRAEVETASEELEVLEAAAETASIAVAEMREAETEARRARADAESAFNRLDTEARTLARIVQSGEDTRFPTLMSRLKVEAGYETALAAALGDDLDAALDANAARHWDELPPFDDDPDLPNDLPRLAEMVAGPDRVTRRLNQIGIVAASDGAGMQPLLKPGQRLVSLAGDLWRWDGLVMKAGAPTSAAQRLEQRNRLEELEGRLEEAQDQLEMARRAFQEKQDAAADSAKAEQTARNRWRDAQKRLSLLRDALSRAERDANQLLARKATLEATLERLVEDEEEARAVLYEAEQQLQDLPDFAHLQRERDEARLVQSETRSLVAEARANVQGLTRETDMRQRRLEAIERERSSWVARAQNADAQIATLDARLQETEKEISALEDAPDDFAARRRSLLSGIAKAEEIQKEASDALAEAERAAMEADVASKVAMEGLSTTREARSRADERVKGIESRKQELTRQIAEALDCAPAATFGLAGLKQGAPLPAMAAIESKLERLRNERERLGGVNLRADEEATEISDQLSTMETERDDLIEAIKKLRNGIFNLNKEARARLLASFEVVNEHFKSLFSKLFGGGQAELQLTEADDPLQAGLDIVARPPGKKPQTMTLLSGGEQALTAMSLIFAVFLTNPAPICVLDEVDAPLDDANVERFCTLLLEMRQLTETRFVTITHNPITMSRMDRLFGVTMAERGISQLVSVNLEAAEELISDDDEKAALATVPPGHPSVDRA, encoded by the coding sequence ATGATTTTCACGAAGCTGCGGCTGCTTGGGTTCAAATCCTTTGTCGAGCCGATGGATTTCATCATTCATCCGGGTTTGACCGGTGTGGTCGGGCCCAATGGGTGCGGCAAGTCCAATCTTGTCGAGGCTCTACGCTGGGTGATGGGCGAAAACAGCTATCGCAACATGCGTGCTTCGGGGATGGATGACGTGATCTTTGCCGGATCGACCCATCGACCGGCGCGCAATACCGCCGAAGTGACCGTCTTTCTGGACAACACGGCCCGCACCGCGCCTGCGGGCTTTAATGATGAGGATGCGATCGAGATTTCCCGCCGCATTGAGCGGGAGAGCGGCTCGGCCTACAAGATCAATGGCAAAGACGTACGTGCTCGTGATGTGCAGTTGCTCTTTGCGGATGCGTCGACGGGCGCGCGCTCACCCTCGCTGGTCGGGCAGGGGCGCATTGGCGAGATCATAAGCCAGAAGCCGACACAGCGCCGCGGCCTGCTCGAAGAGGCCGCTGGCATATCGGGGCTGCATTCGCGCCGCCACGAAGCAGAACTGCGTCTGAAGGCGGCAGAAGGCAATCTTGAGCGTCTTGAAGACATTATGGCGCAGATCGCGACCCAGCTTGAGGGTCTGAAGCGACAGGCCCGCCAGGCCAACCGCTATCGCAATCTTTCATCTGATATCCGTTCCACAGAGGCCACGCTCTATCATTTGCGCTGGCGCGATGTGATGAGCGATGAGGAAAAGGCGAAAGAGGAACTGCGCCGCGCCGATCTCGCTGTAGCAGAAGCAACAACGCAGCAATCAGCCGCCGCGCGTGAAGAAGCCGTCGCAAAACATCAATTGCCGGACTTGCGTAACAAACAGGCGGAAAAGGCCGCAGCCCTCCAGCGGCTGACGCTGGCCGCACGCGAACTGGACGGAGAAGAACAGCGCGTCAAGGAAAAGATGGTCGATCTCACGCGCCGCGTGGAGCAATTGAAGGAAGACCGCGCGCGCGAACAGCAGTTGGTCACCGAGAATGCCGACCTGTTGGCCGCTCTTGATGAGGAAAAGGCACAGCTGGTCACCGAGGAAGAAGCCACGGGCACAACCAGACTTGAGGCCGAGAAAGCGCTTGCCGATGCTGAAGCGGAGCTGCAAAAGGCCGAAAGCCATGCAAGCGACCTGACCGCTCGTCTGGCCGAGGCGGAAGGTACGGCCCGCCAGATGGCTCAGGCGACCGAAGCGGCCCGGGGGCGGGTTGCCCGTCTTGCAAGCCAGACGGCCCAAAGCCGCCGGGATCTGGACAAGGTGAGTGATGAGCTCGATCGTGACAGCGATCTCGATGTACGCCGTGCCGAGGTTGAGACAGCATCTGAAGAGCTTGAGGTTCTTGAAGCCGCGGCCGAAACCGCATCCATTGCCGTGGCCGAGATGCGCGAGGCCGAAACCGAGGCTCGCCGCGCCCGCGCCGATGCCGAGAGCGCTTTCAACCGCCTTGACACCGAAGCCCGCACCCTGGCCAGAATTGTCCAGTCCGGTGAAGACACCCGTTTTCCAACCTTGATGTCTCGCTTGAAGGTCGAGGCCGGTTATGAAACCGCATTGGCAGCCGCGCTCGGGGACGACCTTGATGCGGCTCTTGATGCCAATGCTGCCCGTCACTGGGACGAGCTACCGCCATTTGATGATGATCCCGATCTGCCGAATGATTTGCCTAGGCTCGCTGAGATGGTTGCCGGGCCGGATCGCGTCACGCGCCGCCTCAATCAAATTGGCATCGTTGCCGCCAGCGATGGCGCCGGCATGCAACCGCTCCTCAAGCCCGGTCAGCGTCTGGTTAGCCTTGCAGGAGATCTGTGGCGGTGGGATGGCCTTGTCATGAAAGCCGGTGCACCAACCTCGGCCGCTCAGCGCCTAGAGCAAAGAAACCGGCTGGAGGAACTGGAAGGGCGGCTTGAAGAAGCACAAGACCAATTGGAGATGGCGCGAAGGGCCTTTCAGGAAAAGCAGGATGCGGCTGCTGACAGCGCCAAGGCGGAACAGACCGCCCGCAACCGCTGGCGTGATGCCCAGAAACGCCTTTCACTCCTGAGAGATGCACTGTCCCGTGCAGAACGGGATGCCAATCAGTTGCTGGCCAGAAAAGCGACGCTCGAAGCGACGCTTGAGCGCCTTGTTGAGGATGAGGAAGAAGCCCGCGCGGTGCTGTATGAGGCGGAACAACAGCTGCAGGATTTACCGGACTTTGCGCATCTGCAACGCGAGCGAGATGAGGCGCGCCTCGTCCAGTCGGAAACCCGCAGTCTGGTTGCAGAAGCCCGCGCCAATGTTCAGGGACTGACCCGCGAGACCGACATGCGGCAGCGGCGCCTTGAGGCCATTGAACGGGAGCGGTCAAGCTGGGTGGCCCGCGCGCAAAATGCGGACGCCCAGATTGCCACGCTCGATGCACGCCTTCAGGAGACAGAAAAGGAAATCTCTGCTCTTGAGGATGCGCCAGACGATTTTGCGGCGCGGCGGCGGTCGCTTCTCTCCGGGATTGCCAAGGCAGAGGAAATCCAGAAAGAAGCCAGCGATGCTCTCGCCGAAGCCGAACGCGCGGCGATGGAAGCTGATGTTGCATCCAAGGTCGCCATGGAAGGGCTGAGCACGACAAGGGAAGCGCGTAGCCGCGCCGATGAACGCGTGAAGGGCATCGAAAGCCGCAAACAGGAACTGACGCGACAGATCGCCGAAGCGCTTGATTGCGCCCCTGCCGCGACGTTCGGGCTGGCTGGCCTCAAGCAAGGCGCTCCCTTGCCCGCGATGGCGGCAATCGAGAGCAAGCTTGAGCGCCTGCGCAACGAACGCGAGCGGCTCGGAGGCGTGAACTTGCGCGCCGATGAAGAGGCAACCGAAATCTCCGATCAACTGAGCACCATGGAAACCGAGCGCGATGATCTCATTGAGGCGATCAAGAAGCTCAGAAATGGGATTTTCAACCTCAACAAGGAAGCCCGTGCGCGCCTTCTTGCCTCGTTCGAAGTGGTCAACGAACACTTCAAGTCGCTGTTCTCCAAATTGTTTGGTGGCGGTCAGGCCGAATTGCAGCTCACCGAAGCGGATGACCCTTTGCAAGCCGGTCTCGATATTGTCGCACGACCGCCGGGCAAGAAGCCGCAAACCATGACACTGTTGTCTGGTGGCGAGCAGGCGCTGACGGCTATGTCGCTGATTTTTGCGGTTTTTTTGACAAATCCTGCGCCGATTTGCGTGCTTGATGAGGTCGACGCACCGCTCGACGATGCGAATGTGGAGCGTTTTTGCACCTTGCTGCTGGAAATGCGCCAGTTGACCGAAACCCGCTTTGTCACCATCACGCACAACCCGATCACCATGTCCCGCATGGATCGCCTGTTTGGTGTCACCATGGCAGAGCGCGGGATTTCGCAGTTGGTGTCTGTCAATCTGGAGGCGGCCGAGGAGTTGATCAGCGATGATGACGAGAAAGCAGCTCTCGCCACCGTGCCCCCCGGCCACCCTTCTGTCGACCGGGCCTGA
- a CDS encoding glutathione S-transferase yields the protein MSRPESRDLKLTLYIANKNYSSWSFRPWIAMTQKGIPFTEHLLQFDEATGHAHFIEFSPTKKVPALRVEQEGAETVTICESLAILEVVADLFPEASLWPEDVMDRAKARAFAAEMHGGFFGLRGSCPMNMRREIKALDLDPYSAGAVVKNVERIEQIWSECLDQSGGPFLFGDFGAIDAMYAPVINRFEKYALSDSDVFGRYRKAMKALPAWQQWEEAALKEPWIVQEDEA from the coding sequence ATGTCTCGGCCAGAGTCTCGCGATCTCAAATTGACGCTCTATATAGCCAACAAGAACTATTCTTCCTGGTCCTTTCGGCCGTGGATTGCGATGACGCAGAAGGGCATCCCTTTCACCGAGCATTTGCTGCAATTCGACGAGGCGACGGGGCACGCCCATTTCATCGAATTCTCTCCCACCAAGAAAGTGCCGGCCTTGCGAGTCGAGCAGGAAGGAGCTGAGACGGTCACCATCTGCGAATCCCTCGCGATTTTGGAAGTGGTGGCGGATCTGTTCCCCGAAGCATCGCTGTGGCCCGAAGACGTCATGGACCGGGCCAAGGCCAGAGCCTTTGCCGCTGAAATGCACGGCGGGTTCTTTGGTCTTCGTGGGTCGTGTCCGATGAACATGCGCAGAGAGATCAAGGCCCTTGACCTTGATCCCTACAGTGCAGGCGCTGTTGTCAAGAATGTGGAGCGAATCGAACAGATCTGGTCCGAATGTCTTGATCAATCGGGCGGTCCGTTTCTGTTTGGCGATTTCGGCGCCATCGATGCCATGTACGCGCCTGTCATCAATCGGTTCGAGAAATATGCATTGAGCGATAGCGACGTGTTCGGTCGCTATCGCAAGGCGATGAAAGCCCTGCCTGCCTGGCAGCAATGGGAGGAAGCCGCGCTCAAGGAGCCATGGATCGTGCAGGAAGATGAGGCCTGA
- a CDS encoding NUDIX hydrolase gives MATSRSYPDHPFLGVSALIRSGDHVLLIERGNPPLAGEWSLPGGTVETGESLEEAIQREILEETGLDFTPKGVGELVEVILHDEEARCSRHFVIAVFVGHPSALDLPLPILSAGDDARQALWVPLDQVKTYPLTDGTIDVINRLVNGGKRIYLPA, from the coding sequence ATGGCGACGTCACGCTCCTACCCCGACCATCCGTTTCTCGGCGTAAGTGCTCTTATACGATCCGGAGATCACGTGCTTCTGATTGAACGGGGCAATCCACCCCTTGCGGGCGAATGGAGCCTGCCAGGTGGCACGGTGGAGACCGGCGAGAGTCTTGAAGAGGCAATCCAGCGCGAGATTCTTGAAGAAACAGGTCTCGATTTCACGCCCAAGGGTGTTGGAGAACTGGTTGAAGTCATTCTCCACGATGAAGAAGCACGCTGTAGCCGTCATTTCGTCATCGCGGTCTTTGTCGGTCACCCATCGGCTCTGGATCTTCCCCTGCCGATCCTGTCAGCGGGCGATGATGCGCGACAAGCATTGTGGGTGCCGCTTGATCAGGTCAAAACCTATCCCCTGACTGACGGCACCATCGACGTCATAAACCGCTTGGTAAATGGCGGGAAACGCATCTACCTGCCCGCGTGA
- a CDS encoding porin has protein sequence MNIKSLILGSAAAIVAAGAAQAADLPVAEPVDYVKVCDAYGAGYFFIPGTDTCLKINGEVAFFVGSHGFGGEDEIGNVKREEDLLDMYVETNITFTARQETEYGTLSAVLEMDDADNGDEDGSVLGGGTAFDKAWLSLNGFYAGVTDSIIDFNAGTTGFDDFAFGQGDVVAIGYAMPVGNGVTITVAAEDYAGNANANINGAAPAAGISMPSFAATVGVDQAWGSIVVGGSVFQVRYPNAAFDTDLGYSVGGKATVDIAEGLSVGVAGGYSRGSNMYLPKFTTALSAPSAFDGTLMANWTVSAGLEYSFADNVTFALDGGYEKWIDKTVTNFDTSHWGVAAQIDYEVVDNLNVIGLVGYQKTDYSSASGVKDWDDVRARLKIIRTF, from the coding sequence ATGAACATCAAGAGCCTCATCCTCGGTTCCGCAGCTGCCATCGTAGCAGCTGGTGCCGCACAGGCAGCAGACCTGCCGGTTGCTGAACCTGTAGATTACGTTAAAGTATGTGACGCCTATGGCGCTGGTTACTTCTTCATCCCAGGTACCGATACCTGCCTGAAAATCAATGGTGAAGTTGCCTTCTTCGTTGGATCCCACGGTTTCGGTGGCGAAGATGAAATCGGCAATGTAAAGCGCGAAGAAGATCTGCTGGACATGTATGTTGAAACCAACATCACATTTACCGCTCGCCAAGAAACCGAATATGGCACCCTGTCTGCCGTTCTCGAAATGGATGACGCTGACAACGGAGACGAAGACGGTTCCGTACTTGGTGGTGGCACCGCTTTCGATAAAGCTTGGCTGTCTCTTAACGGTTTCTATGCTGGTGTAACCGACTCCATCATCGACTTCAACGCTGGCACCACCGGCTTTGACGATTTCGCATTTGGCCAAGGTGACGTTGTTGCCATCGGTTACGCAATGCCAGTTGGCAACGGTGTAACCATCACCGTAGCTGCTGAAGATTATGCTGGTAATGCAAATGCTAACATTAACGGGGCTGCTCCTGCTGCTGGTATCTCTATGCCTTCCTTCGCTGCTACCGTTGGCGTTGATCAGGCTTGGGGTTCCATCGTAGTTGGTGGTTCTGTCTTCCAGGTTCGTTACCCGAACGCTGCATTTGATACCGATCTCGGCTACTCAGTCGGTGGTAAAGCTACCGTAGACATAGCTGAAGGCCTTAGCGTTGGTGTTGCTGGTGGTTATTCCCGCGGTTCCAACATGTACCTGCCTAAGTTCACGACTGCCCTATCAGCGCCTTCCGCATTCGACGGCACTCTGATGGCTAACTGGACAGTGTCTGCAGGTCTTGAATATTCCTTCGCTGACAACGTAACCTTCGCTCTTGACGGTGGCTACGAAAAGTGGATCGACAAGACCGTTACTAACTTCGACACCTCTCACTGGGGTGTTGCAGCTCAGATTGATTACGAAGTAGTTGATAACCTGAACGTTATTGGTCTTGTTGGCTACCAGAAAACCGACTACTCTTCGGCTTCTGGCGTGAAAGACTGGGACGACGTACGCGCTCGCCTCAAAATCATTCGCACTTTCTAA